Proteins from a single region of Hordeum vulgare subsp. vulgare chromosome 6H, MorexV3_pseudomolecules_assembly, whole genome shotgun sequence:
- the LOC123403586 gene encoding nucleoporin NUP152-like — translation MANGKYAVAMLFLTTIVAVAAIRPADTYGAAEENTLKMAPPNRKGVDSTLVATHIVVAEKPIKKAKIATTPEEAAAAKQDGAKSSSAASKYNAISQLETSKGSSTSPVKKEAAATLAATHYAAAEKSIKKAETARTPEEAAAAKRDASKSVADALKFGAISRQGAGTSSYTSPNEKEATNDLAAMHIAAAKMFTKKAETATTPEEAAAAKRAAAKSTAAASKYGAISKQAARTSSSTSPKREEVVEKSIKKAETATTSEDAMAAKKEATKSTTAESKYGVISQQKASVSSSTSPSRKEAATTLAGVHIAAPEKSIKKAETATTPEEAASAKKEDPAKPVADAMKYGAMSQQAAGQNGA, via the coding sequence ATGGCCAACGGAAAGTATGCCGTGGCTATGTTATTTCTCACCACTATTGTGGCCGTGGCGGCCATAAGGCCAGCCGACACCTATGGCGCCGCGGAGGAGAACACATTGAAGATGGCTCCCCCCAACAGGAAAGGAGTTGACTCTACCTTAGTAGCTACACATATTGTTGTCGCcgagaagcccatcaagaaggccAAAATCGCCACGACACCTGAAGAGGCCGCGGCTGCCAAGCAAGATGGAGCAAAATCTTCTTCTGCTGCATCAAAGTACAATGCCATCTCTCAACTGGAAACTAGTAAAGGTTCTTCTACCTCCCCTGTCAAGAAAGAAGCCGCCGCTACTTTAGCCGCTACGCATTATGCTGCCGCTGAGAAGTCCATCAAGAAGGCCGAAACTGCCAGGACCCCTGAAGAGGCCGCGGCTGCCAAGCGAGATGCATCAAAGTCTGTTGCTGATGCATTGAAGTTTGGCGCCATCTCTCGGCAAGGAGCTGGTACAAGTTCTTATACCTCCCCCAACGAAAAAGAAGCCACCAATGACTTAGCAGCCATGCACATTGCTGCTGCCAAGATGTTCACCAAAAAGGCTGAAACTGCTACCACACCTGAAGAGGCCGCGGCTGCCAAGCGAGCTGCAGCCAAGTCTACTGCTGCTGCATCCAAGTATGGTGCCATTTCTAAGCAAGCAGCTCGTACAAGTTCTTCTACCTCCCCCAAGAGGGAAGAAGTTGTCGAGAAGTCCATCAAGAAGGCTGAAACTGCCACCACATCTGAAGATGCCATGGCTGCCAAGAAAGAGGCAACAAAGTCTACAACTGCCGAATCAAAATATGGTGTAATCTCTCAGCAGAAAGCTAGTGTAAGTTCTTCTACCTCCCCTAGCAGAAAAGAAGCTGCCACTACCTTAGCTGGTGTGCACATTGCTGCTCCCGAGAAGTCCATCAAGAAGGCTGAAACCGCCACCACGCCTGAAGAGGCGGCATCCGCTAAGAAGGAGGATCCTGCGAAACCTGTGGCCGATGCAATGAAGTACGGAGCCATGTCTCAGCAGGCTGCCGGCCAAAATGGTGCTTGA